GGGCGAGATACGTGGCGATCAGGAGACCGAGCAGGGCGGTCAGCAGGGGGATGCCTTCGAGGGAGCTGGAGAGCAGGAGGAACGCGAGAAAGGTCACGGCGCCCGCCTTCCCGAGTTTCGGCCAAGTGATTCCGAAGCGCCATTCCGGCTCCTGATTGAAGCGGTAGATCGGATCGTATTCCATGTTCTCACCTGCTTGGGTCAGCAAGGCACCGGCGCGCCCTCACAGGCCGCACTGGGGCGGGACGATGCCGAGGTTCTTGGCGAGAGGGACGGCCTGCAGAGCGAGAATGCCGCCGACAACGCCCACGGCGCAGATCACCCAGCCCCCGCGCAGGCGCGCCAGCCCCATGATGAAGCCGACAATGGCCATGCCGAAGAAGAAGATACGCACGAGGAGGCTGGTGGAGAAAAAGGCAATCCAGCCGCACGCCGTCTTGCCCTGTTGCTGGAAGGTCGTGTCGAAGGGGTTGCTCCCGGTCTGTTGGGCGAACGCCACACTCAGGAGCGCGGCTGCCGCGAGAATGACCAGCCAGGTGAGGGCGGTCAGCGGGCTGACGCCCAGGCGGGCACAGAGCGCGGCGGAGCGCTGGCTGATGTTGAGCCTCTGAATCATGCATACCTCCCAAGTCCGCGCCGTTCATGGGGCGTGCGAACACCCCCGTTTTCTAACCGGATTCAGGTTCCTGCCAGACGCGCATCCCTCCAGGTGCGCCCGGATGAAACCAGCCCGCACCTAGGGTGAGGCCATGACGCAGCCTGAAGCGCAGAGGTACATCTACGACCCCGAAGTGCGGGATACGCTTGCGGGCGAGGTCGAAGCCCTGGGGCTGGAGATTCCTCGTGATCCAAACAGTCCGGACTATGAGAGTTTGATCGAGCAGTTGCGGGCGAAAGACCCCCGGCTGGCCACCCGTCTCAGCCTCGCGCGCATTCCCGAGGCGGAATTGCATGCGTCGCGCCTCTTGCAGGAACAGGCCCGGGCCATCGATGGCCGGGAATCATTCATGGAGCGCCTCACCGCCCGGGTCACGCGCAAAACCCCCAACGGCACGCCTGTGCCCGACTTGCGGCGGCTGGGCATCGTCGGCGGTGGCGTCCTGATTGCCTTGCTGGGCGCCTTCCTGTTCTGGCCGCGTCCCCCCAGAGCGGTGGCCGCCACTTCTGCGACGACCACGGCCACCACCCCTCCTGGGGACACGGAAGCTGGCAGCACCACTGACACCACCAGGGCGCCCTCTCCGCCACCGACCGAGTCTGCGGCGACTGCGCCCCTGCCCCAGGCCCCCGTCTCATCTTCAGGTTCGACCTCGGGGGTCGGTGAGGGGCAGACGGTGGCCCCCACGGAATCACAGCTTTCCACGCCGTCCTACACCCCACCCGCCTACGCCAACGACGCGTCCTCTGGCGGCACCCCCTCCAGCAGTGCCGCCGTGTACACGCCGCCCCCCGCCTTGGACAATTCTGGCGTGTCCACACCGTCCCCGGCGGTGAGCAGCACGGAACCCGACACTACCGCTGCCCCTGGGGCGGTCGCTTCCCCACCCGCTGCCAGCGCGTCGGCGGTCCCCACCGCACCGGACTGGAGCAGCGCGTCTCCTCCCCCCGCGACGGTGACGCCTCCCCCTCCCACGATCGTGACGCCCGCCGATGCCCCGCCCGGGCAGGTGACCGAGAACTTCGCTGAAAGCCAACCGAATTCCGCACCGGCTTCACCCGCAACGGTGGCCGGGGCCACCTCCCCTTCCGGAACAGCACGGGGAGGGGCGAACTCGCGCCTCAGTGTCATCTATACGGCGGCCAGCGGTCAGCCGGGAGAGGCGCCGCGGACAGGGCGCATGACCGTCATCTCCGGGAACGGCGCGGACACGGGGAGCGATGCCGCGTTCCCCCGTGCCGGAAGTGCCCAGGGGCCAGAAGGGACAGGGAATCCGGCTAGGGAGAGCAGGAACACCCGGTCGCTGAACCTGAGCGTCATCTACGACGGCCAGGCCACCAACCGGCCCACGTCCTCAGGCCCCGGCCAGAACCAGAATTCGGGGCAGGCGGATGCCCGGACGCAGGTGCCGCAGAACGGGCAGACGGCTCCCACGGTCACCACCTCCCCGACCCAGGACGCCCCTTCAAAGGTGCTTTACAGCGCTGCTGAACCGGCTGGTAGGGCACCCACCACACAGGGGAACGGGCAGAACGGACGGGCCTGGCCCACTGCCCCGGCCTCTGACTCGCCCTTCCAGATGGGTCAACTGATCCCCACCCAGATGGCCGTTGCCCTCGAACTGATCGAGGGGGCCAGCATGGAGTTCTTCACGGTGACCCCTGCTGATCGGGGGGCCTATGTCTGGAAGGGCACGGCGACCCTCGACAGCTCCAAGCGGGTCCAGATGAACTTCACGGAGCTGGCCCTGCCCGACGGCCAGGTCATCCCGGTGCGCGCGAGCGGCGTCGCCCAAGACGGGACGCTCGGCGTGAAGCCCAGCTTCCGCCCGTCCGCCCCTGCGGCGGCCATCGACGCGGTGCGCGGCACGCTTTCCGGCATCCAGGAAGCAGCCAATGCCCAGTTGCAGGCGGGCACCGCAGTGGTCGGGAACGGGGTCACGGTCGTCACCCAGGCACCGCCCAACTTCTGGCTGTCGCTGGCCGGCGGGGCCGTGAACAGTTTCAAGCTCCCCGCCACCACGGCGTCGGTCGTCACCTTGGCCCGCATTGAACGTGGAACGCCCATCAACATCCTCTTTGGTGGGAGCGGAAGTGCGGCGGGTGATGGCACCACGCGGTAATCCGCTGCTGAGCAAGCTGGCGCGGCTCAGGGCGGCGCTCAGGACCGACCGGGTCTTGAGCGCCGCCCAACTCAGGCGTGACTTCGATCTGGCCCTGGGGCAGATGCAGGGTCTGCGCGAGTTCACCTGTTTCAGCGCGGTCGTGCAGCCGATCTTCCGGACGCGAACGTCCCGGCAGATCATCTGGTTTGTCACGCTCGCGCCCCGCCTGCCGCAGCGCCTGAGTCCTGAGCAGATCGGCCACCTGTGCGGGACCGCGGAAATCCGTCTGCGGCTCGGCGCTTCACCGGAACAGTGGCGCTCCGATGCCGCCGCTCTTGGAAAGCTGAGCAAGCCCGACGCGGTCCTCACCCTCGGGCCGCACCGCGTGGCCATCGAGTTTGACACGGGTTCCTACCATGGCCGCGTCGTTCGGCAGAAATGCGAACACTTTGCCGGGACATACGCTGGGCTGGTGTGGGGCGTGACTAGCCGGGTGAGGTCACGTCGCCTGGCGGAAGCCCTCGGCCCCTCCGGGGTGCAGGTCCTGCACGTGAACTGGTGGGGTGGCGTGGGGGCCGATCTGGACGTCTGACAGCGGCAGGCGGTACAGCCTGACGAGGTGGGGATGGGTACCCGACAGCCTGGAGAGCCTGACCAGGGTCGGTGTGACGACCAGCAACCGTGCGTGCTGCGCGAGCAGGTGCGAGCGCTTCTGGGAGAGCAGACCGCGAATGGCGCGGGGGCTGTACCCGTTACCGATGCACTTGCCCAGCACCAGGCAGCGGGTGCCATCCGGCGCGTCCATCCAGTGCCGTCCGTACGCCTCCGGCAGGTCGTACGCGTAGCCCTCGGCGAGCAGCCGCTTGATGCCCTCCCGGACGTAGGCCTGGTTGGTCGCCTCGGTCGAGCTGCGAATCCAGCGCCGCTCTTGCGGGTCAATCACCTGGTAGGCTGCCGGTCCC
This DNA window, taken from Deinococcus carri, encodes the following:
- a CDS encoding replication-relaxation family protein codes for the protein MAPRGNPLLSKLARLRAALRTDRVLSAAQLRRDFDLALGQMQGLREFTCFSAVVQPIFRTRTSRQIIWFVTLAPRLPQRLSPEQIGHLCGTAEIRLRLGASPEQWRSDAAALGKLSKPDAVLTLGPHRVAIEFDTGSYHGRVVRQKCEHFAGTYAGLVWGVTSRVRSRRLAEALGPSGVQVLHVNWWGGVGADLDV